Proteins encoded together in one Mastomys coucha isolate ucsf_1 unplaced genomic scaffold, UCSF_Mcou_1 pScaffold16, whole genome shotgun sequence window:
- the LOC116094351 gene encoding alcohol dehydrogenase 1-like isoform X2, with the protein MGTMGKTITCRAAIAWAENSPLSIEEVQVEPPKSGEVRVKMISSGICGSDDHVLKGELVVNFPLIPGHEGAGIVESVGDGVCSVKPGDKALILIIPQCRECDACLHPKGNFCDKQDVLPCSGVMMDGTCRFSCRGQKIYHSFRTSSFTEYTVVPEFAVVKIDDAAPMDKVCLISCGFPTGYGAAVNSAKVTPGSTCVVFGLGGVGSAIVMGCKASGASRIIGVDINEQKFPRARALGVTDCLNPDKLEKPVQEVVKEMTGVGVDFAFEAIGQVDTMVAAWNSCKNSYGVCLIIGLAPSDAQLCLEASKILSGKTLRGVCLGESLTMSGVHQLNKTNWPVSSRDPQVSTFPMLRLHVHTMPDCLLWVLWT; encoded by the exons ATGGGCACCATGGGAAAG ACAATCACGTGTCGGGCAGCCATTGCCTGGGCAGAAAATTCTCCTCTTTCAATTGAGGAAGTGCAAGTTGAGCCACCAAAGTCTGGAGAAGTTCGTGTTAAG ATGATCTCCTCAGGGATCTGCGGTTCTGATGACCATGTGCTGAAAGGAGAACTTGTGGTGAACTTCCCTTTAATTCCTGGTCATGAAGGAGCAGGAATTGTGGAGAGCGTTGGTGATGGAGTTTGCTCAGTGAAACCAG GAGACAAAGCTCTCATCCTCATTATTCCACAGTGTAGAGAATGTGACGCCTGCTTGCACCCCAAAGGAAATTTCTGTGACAAGCAAGA TGTTCTTCCTTGCTCTGGGGTGATGATGGACGGGACCTGCCGATTTTCCTGCCGAGGACAGAAGATTTATCACTCTTTCCGAACAAGCTCATTCACAGAGTACACTGTGGTGCCCGAGTTTGCAGTGGTAAAAATTGATGACGCGGCTCCTATGGATAAAGTTTGTCTCATAAGCTGTGGCTTCCCTACAGGCTATGGGGCTGCTGTAAACTCAGCCAAG GTCACCCCTGGCTCTACCTGTGTGGTTTTTGGACTCGGAGGGGTCGGCTCAGCTATTGTCATGGGCTGCAAAGCCTCTGGTGCATCTAGAATCATAGGGGTTGACATCAATGAGCAGAAGTTTCCTCGGGCAAGAGCCTTGGGGGTCACTGACTGTCTCAACCCTGACAAGCTCGAGAAACCTGTCCAGGAGGTGGTGAAGGAAATGACGGGTGTTGGTGTCGACTTTGCCTTTGAGGCCATCGGACAGGTTGATACCATG GTTGCTGCTTGGAACTCCTGCAAAAACAGCTATGGTGTCTGTCTGATCATTGGGCTAGCTCCATCAGATGCACAGTTATGCCTGGAGGCATCCAAGATTCTGTCTGGGAAAACCCTGAGGGGAGTGTGCCTGGGAG agtccCTCACTATGTCTGGAGTTCACCAACTGAATAAGACTaactggccagtgagttccagggatccccAGGTCTCCACTTTTCCTATGCTAAGACTACATGTGCATACCATGCCTGATTGTTTACTCTGGGTGCTGTGGACGTGA
- the LOC116094351 gene encoding alcohol dehydrogenase 1-like isoform X1, with protein sequence MGTMGKTITCRAAIAWAENSPLSIEEVQVEPPKSGEVRVKMISSGICGSDDHVLKGELVVNFPLIPGHEGAGIVESVGDGVCSVKPGDKALILIIPQCRECDACLHPKGNFCDKQDVLPCSGVMMDGTCRFSCRGQKIYHSFRTSSFTEYTVVPEFAVVKIDDAAPMDKVCLISCGFPTGYGAAVNSAKVTPGSTCVVFGLGGVGSAIVMGCKASGASRIIGVDINEQKFPRARALGVTDCLNPDKLEKPVQEVVKEMTGVGVDFAFEAIGQVDTMVAAWNSCKNSYGVCLIIGLAPSDAQLCLEASKILSGKTLRGVCLGDYKTRDCIPQIVTDYLQNKINIDPLVTHQLPFNQLHKAMELYHSGKVIRCVLLF encoded by the exons ATGGGCACCATGGGAAAG ACAATCACGTGTCGGGCAGCCATTGCCTGGGCAGAAAATTCTCCTCTTTCAATTGAGGAAGTGCAAGTTGAGCCACCAAAGTCTGGAGAAGTTCGTGTTAAG ATGATCTCCTCAGGGATCTGCGGTTCTGATGACCATGTGCTGAAAGGAGAACTTGTGGTGAACTTCCCTTTAATTCCTGGTCATGAAGGAGCAGGAATTGTGGAGAGCGTTGGTGATGGAGTTTGCTCAGTGAAACCAG GAGACAAAGCTCTCATCCTCATTATTCCACAGTGTAGAGAATGTGACGCCTGCTTGCACCCCAAAGGAAATTTCTGTGACAAGCAAGA TGTTCTTCCTTGCTCTGGGGTGATGATGGACGGGACCTGCCGATTTTCCTGCCGAGGACAGAAGATTTATCACTCTTTCCGAACAAGCTCATTCACAGAGTACACTGTGGTGCCCGAGTTTGCAGTGGTAAAAATTGATGACGCGGCTCCTATGGATAAAGTTTGTCTCATAAGCTGTGGCTTCCCTACAGGCTATGGGGCTGCTGTAAACTCAGCCAAG GTCACCCCTGGCTCTACCTGTGTGGTTTTTGGACTCGGAGGGGTCGGCTCAGCTATTGTCATGGGCTGCAAAGCCTCTGGTGCATCTAGAATCATAGGGGTTGACATCAATGAGCAGAAGTTTCCTCGGGCAAGAGCCTTGGGGGTCACTGACTGTCTCAACCCTGACAAGCTCGAGAAACCTGTCCAGGAGGTGGTGAAGGAAATGACGGGTGTTGGTGTCGACTTTGCCTTTGAGGCCATCGGACAGGTTGATACCATG GTTGCTGCTTGGAACTCCTGCAAAAACAGCTATGGTGTCTGTCTGATCATTGGGCTAGCTCCATCAGATGCACAGTTATGCCTGGAGGCATCCAAGATTCTGTCTGGGAAAACCCTGAGGGGAGTGTGCCTGGGAG attatAAAACCAGAGACTGCATTCCCCAAATAGTGACTGATTATCTCCAAAATAAGATTAATATAGATCCTTTAGTGACTCACCAGCTGCCTTTTAACCAGCTCCACAAAGCCATGGAGCTATATCATTCAGGAAAAGT CATCCGCTGTGTTCTGCTCTTCTGA